In Labeo rohita strain BAU-BD-2019 chromosome 4, IGBB_LRoh.1.0, whole genome shotgun sequence, the DNA window aaacacttaaatggGTGATTCTATAATTGGAGACACGTTTGGCATTTCAGAAAgttaagggggaaaaaatcttcactaacagaatttttatttccaGTGTCTTTTTAAGACTCACCAAACACAAGTTACttccttttttttacttttaatggaCAAACAGATACTGTTTGTCAACTCTGGTACAGACAAATTAGGAAATGTGTAGAAATAACAATCATAACAGGAAAAATTCTTCTTGTTTCATTAGACAAACAGTCTACATTACAACATAAAACTGAGATAATATTTCACCTATGCATaccttaaaaataattttaaaaaaaatacctatGTCTTCATTGAAATTCACTTGAAGCAAATATTTTtcatcataaaatgtattatatacaaCATCCAGTAAATATTGTTGTCGAAAAAAATGTGTCTAAATGTTGTTGCatgattttcaaaatattactgttattgtgtcATGAAATGTAGTTTGAAAATGTGCCTCTACGATttcagagatgtgagctccagacAAACACCAGGTTCTCAGTGCTCTTGTATCCCGCCAAGAGCGCCTCACCTCTGCTAGTTCTTCTGACATTTACCGCTGGTTCTGATGTTTCTGTAGTGTTTTAACATGAGATACAATtagttttgggtaaatctaacaggtAATCTTTCAGATAATTATTTGTTCCAGGTCATATCATTTTGGTTGGCTtttcaactatatatatatatatatatataaataactttattaaaatgaaaatgaaaacaggcAGTGCAGTTTGATATATTTCGTTTGATTGTAACACATTCCCTGAACTACATTTCTGCagctattaatatgtttaaatgaaaacaaaaagaggcAGTGGTGTTTGGTGTCATATTTTGTCTTATTGTAAATACAGTGAGTAAAATTACAGTAGACAAGGCAAGCTGACTAATGTTACCGGACATGCATCCTACCAAGGACGCAAGTCCAAAAGTTACGTGCAGTCCCACATCACCAGACTATTTGCCTAATCTTCACGATACTTTTGACCACAATGTAAACGCAGACTGCAACAcgtctgggggaaaaaaattccTGGGACAAATTGTTCCTGGAAATTTCGGTGGAAAAGCGGCTTAAGACTTGTGAGAAAATGTCCACAACAAGGGAAGTTTCAGAAAGTATACTGAGCTCTTTTTCTTTTGGCAAAATTGCCATTGCCATGAAGGAACAGCAGTATGCCAAGAAAGCTCCCCAGCATGCTGCTACCACCCACCACACTGCCCCCACACAGCACGCTGCCACCACCCATACTTCCACTGCCTCTCTCTGTTCCCTCTTGGTTAGGAAGTTGCCTAACCAGAAAAACCTGACCAAGACCATAGAAAAGCTGGTTTCCTGCCTCAGACCCACACCGTGTAAGCAAACATTTAATAGTATAAcacttttttgctttgtttaggATTTATTGCAGTTCAGTAGTCATGTTTATCAGTTTGTCCTGTCTTTAGTTTTGTAGCTTTGACCCAAGCACGCCTCAGCCACCCTCACCCTCCCCTCTGTGTCCACTGAGATTTGTTCAGTACAATGAGTCTGTCTTCCAGCTGAATGGTTACAGACCCTGCCTGAAGTGGACCAAAAGTGGATGTCCAAGGCCCTGTTCAGGTGGACAGCACAGGGGCATCCTGAACTGATCTATAACAGGGTGGACAAACTTTGGTGGTATCCTCCACAGGTGCCATTGAAGACCAGTAATTTTCCTTCCTTGGAGAATTACTTTGGCCATCCCCTGCTACAAACTGTGGTGGCAAGTGACGCTGTCAAATGATCAGGCAGGTGGTTGCCTTGGGTAGGATGTCCTTTGCGGCATCTGAGTACCTGGCCTGCCGAAGATGCAAGAGGAAGATCATTGGCTGGAGCTATAATATCATCTCCTACATTGAGATTGGCCACAGGGTGCAGTTCCCTTGCATTCTTAGATCAAAACTTGCATGTGACTTCGAGGTAGTAAGTTTGACGCGTCAACGAGCGGCGGCAAACAGCAGCAGCCAGATCCAGCGCAAGCTGCAGGAGCGTCATGCTAAAGGCTGGTTGCAAAAGACAGTCCAGTATCTGACAGATTGCAAAGGCAATTGTTGTCACAACGAGTTTTATCCTGCCTGTGACATTTGAACCTGTTCCTTCAATGCCTTCTGTCCCTAAGCACCTGTGGTTGATGCAGGTTTATGGCCAGAATATCCTGCAAAGACTGGATGAAAGCAAGGCCACTATCACATTACAATATGGTTGGATCTTAAAAAttgattctaaaaaaaagtggCCAGAAATCTAGCAGGACGCAGCTATGGCACCGCTACCTGGGTAACAAATGTTGGCAATGAGTAGGTGATCAATGGTTAGTGAGTCAGACTTGTAAACCAAAGGTCACAGCTTTGATTCTGAATACCAGCAGGAAATGCTGGGGAAGTGAAATGTATCAACTCGGTCCATTGAGGCAGCTATTCTTTGCCATTGCACACACGTCTAAACACAGAAACCTCCCTTTGACCATTCTGAAACCAGCAACAGGCATATCAACCTTAAAGGTACAAtgtgtaagattttttttttattaaaatatctaaaaacaaCTAGAAcagtgtaatatattttgttgaCTTGTGTAGCCTATTTATATTATCCCATTTGTTTCTAAGAATGTTTACGTGCAGAGAAATGTAACTAATGTAACGGGCAGTGTCATTGTGGTGCCTGCTAATGATGTCTTACACCCTTGATTTGCGGTttaattttgtagaaaacatggaaacaagttattattattagacgGGTGACGAACGCACAGAGcagcattataacagaactttcaacacGCTTAAATGTACCCTACATACGCATACGGAAGGAGTGGACGCAGTCagctgtggcataataaaagcttcACTCCCAGCAAGcttgaagctagaataaaacagGTTTTTTGTCCTTATTATAAGTAGAGggtctgttttttattttgcgtgttcagatattcatacaaAATATTCTGGGGGCCAtgaaattttagttaaaatcatcaaaaatgcTGGCAGTGGCTGGCTGgcaactttttttcaaaaacggTAGTGGGGAAAGAATGTATGAGCCCTTAATGTTAATCATGGATCAAATCGATCCACAATGGCAAACAGTGAATAtatttgtgctgtttaatgcatttgagaTATTTTCCTCAGTACATAACAGACATCAACCTGAAGCAGGGGGggtgtttcataaaacaagtttaccaaATAAGTCAGACTAACTGCAATAGGCCTGGCTTATTTGGTaaactgaattatttaaatgaatcaaggACCATGGTTTCagctaaacattttttttttctgttttattgaaGAAAAAATGTCATCTACGTATTGggtggcactgctcaggtgtttTGAACTATATAGGGGGTGCTTATGTGAACCTCAAGATTGCCTTTTTACTACAAGTGTTTCCACAATAATGACACATGAAAGTTAATATTAGATTGCTAGGATGTCCAAAAGGCCATGTtctatttaaatgaattcattATAATCTACAGCAAGGGTGCTCAACTCTGTTCCTGGAGATtcaccttcctgcagagtttagctccaaccctgattaaacacacctgaaccaactaattaggatctgaaggagcacttgataattacagacaggtgtgtttaaacagggttggaactaaactctgcaggaaggtagatctccaggaacagggttgggcacctcTCTTCTATAGCATAGGTcttcaatcctgctcctggggacctactgtcctgcaaagtttcTTTCCAACCAGCTTCAGCACTCCTGGCCAATGACTTCAATTGATTCTGAAGAACTTGATtggctggttcaggtgtgtttcactgaggttggagctaaactctgtaggaaaGTGAGTtcccaggagcagggttgaaaACCTACagcaggggttctcaactctggcccatGAGATCCATttctctgcagagtttagctccaaccctaattaaactcACCTGCAtgtaactttctagtgatcataaagaccttgattaacttGTTCAGGCGTGTTTcattggggttggagctgaagTCTAGTAAGTTCAGAGAGACTTGCGAGTCTGTGAAATTGTAACTTGTTTATTCTTCATTTGACTAATCAATACATTGCCTAGTCACTGGACATTGAGAATTCGACCCTCTGAGTTGATTTATGACTGTAACAGCAAATTATACAGTCTCACAAACAAACAAGGTTTCCTGTCAGAGAAACTACTTCCAAACTGATGACATATATGAACAGTTCTCTCAGATGTGAATACTCATGTGGTACTTAAGGcctactttatatttaaaactcaTTCCACAGTGACCACATTTAAACGGCTTCTCgtcagtgtgaactctcatgtgccTGTTAAGGATTCCTTTTCGGTTGAAACTTTTCCCGCATTGTTCGCAGGTGAAAGGTTTCTCTCCTGTATGAATTCTTATGTGCTCTTCAAGGTGTCTCTTTTGATTAAAACTCTTATCACACTGAGGGCATATGTAGCGTCTCTCCCCAAAATGAATTCTCATGTGGTCTTTAAAGTGTCCTTTTTGaatgaaactctttccacattgaGGGCATGTGTAGGGTTTCTCTCCAGAGTGAAGTCTCAGGTGGGCTTGAAAGTTTTCATGTTGATCAAAACTTTtcccacactgttggcaggtgtaAGGCTTCTCTCTACTGTGAATCTTAATGTGCCTGTTAAAGGTTGTTTTCTGAGTGAAACTTGTTCCACATTGTTGGCAGGTGAAAAggctctctccagtgtgaactctcatgtggcAGTTGAGGTTCCCTTTTCGGTTGAAACTCTTTCCGCACTGTTGGCATGTGAAAGGCTTCTGTCCAGTGTGAACGCTCATGTGGACTTTAAGGTTTCCAGGTTGAGTGAAACTCCTTCCACACTGAGGGCACATAtaaggcttttctccagtgtgaattctcatgtgcctTTTCAGACTTACTTTATAAGCGAACcgctttccacactgttggcaggtacGGTGCTTTTCTTCTGTGTGATTTCTCATGTGGGCTTTAAGCTTTTTGTGTTGACTGAAAGACAGttcacactgttggcaggtgaagCAACTTTCAGTTCCAGTGTTTTGAGCCCTTTTTCGTGAAGCAGCTAAAGGTTCAGTCTGTGAGCAGCTAAAGGTTTTTTCTCCAGGTATGAAATCATCATGATTCTCATATTCATCTCTCTCTTCCATTTCATTCAGTTCTTCACTCTCCTTTTTCAACACAATGAGATCTAAGGCAAAAGGAGAAAAATGCAAATTGACACCAGTTTAATGGCACAAAGCAAAAGACATCATAGAGGCTTGTAACACTGTCCTTCAAAATACTTGAGCAGCAGGTACACTCTTGTGCTTAAGGaacatcagaaaataaaaataaagtataaacgTAAGGAAAAGTAGAGTAACTAAAACgcacacatgaaaacacaacaCACTGTGTGAAACTACTTTTGCATTCCAAAGCAATTATCTTGCACACAGATGTTTCTTCGCAACCATAGAACCAAGCTCAGAGTTGCTAAGAGGAGATGGCACAAGACAAAAGTCCCAGATAAACTGAAAAGGTGTCATTTTCTATTAACTAAACTGTCACTTTGTGTTGCTTTTGCAAagaatgtgaaattttaaaacaaagagtGAATATGATGGTAGACTTTAGAAGCAGAGAAGATATCATAGGATCAATggctttaaaggaatagttcactcaaaaatgaaaattaccatatgatttactcaccctcaagccatcctaagtgtatgtgactttcttcttctttcatACGAATActatcagagttatattaaaaatatcctgGGTGTTGATATTCAAGAGTCCAATAGAAGCCCAATGAAGTGAatgcatccatcataaaaaaaagtgctccacatagCTTAATACAGGCATCCTGAAGCAAatcattgtgtttttgtaatgcaAATAAACATACTTCAAACTTTATCATCTGCAGTCACTAGCTTATGCTAACGGTCATATGCGCATACTCaggagagtggcattccagcagatgacgtaggttatgatggatggatgcactttattggacttcaatttaaatattgaataacacccattcactgccatcataaagcttggaagtgccaagACATTTTCTCCAAACTCCCAATGTATTCATCTAAAAGAAGACACTTAAGATGgcttgggggtgagtaaatcataaggtaatttaaatttttgagtaaactacccctttaaccagaatgaatttttctttatgttaaaatgttagtaCAACACTTTTAAGGACAAGTAGAAAAAAACGATGTATGGCTCGTTTCCACCAAGCGGTATGGTTCACTACAGTACAGTACGCAATTATGTCGTTTCCACTGTCAGAAGTTGTGAATGGTACCAAAACAGCAAACCGTACTGTACCACTTTTATGTTTTTGGTACCCTTCCGTTGGGGTACGTAGCACAGCAAACGGTACCAAAAGGGTGGAGCTAAACTGCAAACCGTTGGTTGACTAGAATCGTCACTTGTGCATGCTACAAGGGGATAAAGCATCTCCTTGACTCATTACGCTGTACTGCTCTTGCATGTTGGGCTTATTTTACATCAGAGTgcgcaaacacaaaaaaaataacagtgtaagtataattttatattttcacacagaCAATAGCCGTTTCTCAGTATGTGTTCTTGTCTGTTCCTGTGTACTTGTGAAACGTAattgcccaaaaaaaaaaacccacataattttcaaaatattactgttattgtgtcAAGAAATGTAGGTTTAAGAGTTTTTCTTAGGAGAACGTAgttgtttaaaactcaaatctgaggtttatttataaagttagCAAAATTTACTATGCTGAttttggagatgtgagctccaggcgATCACCGGGTGCTCAGGTATCTGCCTCACGTATTAGACTAGCCTTAGCTCAGCTAGCCCTTCTGACATTtgctgctggctctgatgtccCTGTAGTGATTAAACATGAGATACCATTCGTTTTGGGTACATTTAACAGGCAATTGTTGGTTTCatgaatctattatttgtttctGGTTCCTGACTTTGTAGCATAAGTTTGACTGAATTCTTTCCTTTTGTCTTTATCTCCTTTCCTTTGTCCTTATACTTTGTATTTATACTGCTATAATGGCtattattgttcattaaaactgacatttaacaaaaagagGCAGGGCTGTGCTTATTGTCGTGCTTTATCGTCAATCACTACTTTCCAGCATACACCACGCCTATTAAGTAAGGGTACTGTTGGAGGTGGAAACGCAAGCTGGATCAGAGTGTTCGGTCCTGAATCGTACTGCTTGGTGGAAAGAGCCAATAGttttatgttacaaaaataatcatCTTGTTTAGGCTACTTTTGTATTATTCTCTGTACAACTATACTTATGTATATTCTCGGTTTCTGTAGAGGTTGACATTT includes these proteins:
- the LOC127164212 gene encoding gastrula zinc finger protein XlCGF8.2DB is translated as MAFIKEESEDMKIEAFIVKQEDEEEQTDLIVLKKESEELNEMEERDEYENHDDFIPGEKTFSCSQTEPLAASRKRAQNTGTESCFTCQQCELSFSQHKKLKAHMRNHTEEKHRTCQQCGKRFAYKVSLKRHMRIHTGEKPYMCPQCGRSFTQPGNLKVHMSVHTGQKPFTCQQCGKSFNRKGNLNCHMRVHTGESLFTCQQCGTSFTQKTTFNRHIKIHSREKPYTCQQCGKSFDQHENFQAHLRLHSGEKPYTCPQCGKSFIQKGHFKDHMRIHFGERRYICPQCDKSFNQKRHLEEHIRIHTGEKPFTCEQCGKSFNRKGILNRHMRVHTDEKPFKCGHCGMSFKYKVGLKYHMSIHI